A window from Dysidea avara chromosome 2, odDysAvar1.4, whole genome shotgun sequence encodes these proteins:
- the LOC136248139 gene encoding leucine-rich repeat-containing protein 74B-like → MTSIILFQCYIEANNDRLCKRISKKMHSSSTINLSHSGTLMPCDIRCLTLFLSKTSTKQWKVLDLSNCLIGDDGLRMLHEAFITSDIIIDQIFLEGNSLTSQSSVVITEIASSCKTKKLHIPYNTFTDGLDLSNNSTLEKLYIYNNKVSSTGAGRIFTTLTSNKKSMLRELKIYGNSIDDEAVNDITQFLTGNNILEQFSLLFNCFSVQGKVKILRSLHNNQTLKELLIGTCNENPEIMAEINGLQSKRPKLGIY, encoded by the coding sequence ATGACATCTATAATCTTATTCCAGTGTTATATTGAAGCCAACAATGACAGGTTATGCAAACGTATCAGTAAAAAAATGCACAGCAGCAGTACAATTAACCTTTCCCATTCTGGGACATTGATGCCCTGTGATATACGTTGTCTTACACTTTTTCTGTCTAAAACATCTACTAAGCAATGGAAGGTTCTTGATTTATCCAATTGCCTCATTGGAGATGATGGCCTCAGAATGCTTCATGAGGCATTTATCACCAGTGACATAATAATTGATCAGATTTTCCTAGAAGGTAACTCACTGACATCACAATCATCAGTGGTCATCACTGAAATTGCATCCTCCTGCAAAACAAAGAAACTGCATATTCCATACAATACATTCACAGATGGTTTAGATTTATCCAACAATTCCACACTTGAGAAGTTGTACATCTACAATAACAAGGTGTCATCTACAGGAGCTGGTAGAATTTTTACTACATTGACCAGCAACAAAAAATCAATGCTTAGGGAGCTTAAAATTTATGGGAATTCCattgatgatgaagcagtaaaCGATATTACACAGTTTTTGACAGGAAATAACATTCTCGAGCAGTTCAGTTTATTGTTCAACTGCTTCAGTGTGCAAGGAAAAGTGAAAATTCTAAGGTCATTGCATAACAACCAAACCCTTAAAGAGCTATTAATTGGTACCTGCAATGAGAATCCAGAGATAATGGCAGAGATAAATGGGCTACAAAGCAAGAGACCAAAGCTTGGAATTTATTAA
- the LOC136245701 gene encoding uncharacterized protein, with product MTTSSSTTVIPDGKQRCDTPDWCDLHRNVVSQYAVHWKAIGAELGLEHYHISNISEDHCNRTEDGCAEMLKRWLDDGTSPTWGRLDDAISEVINRKQLYHLHSIHLMAVMH from the exons ATGACCACCTCAAGTTCTACCACTGTCATACCAGATGGAAAACAAA GATGCGATACCCCAGATTGGTGTGATCTACACAGAAATGTTGTGTCACAATATGCGGTCCACTGGAAGGCTATTGGAGCTGAACTAGGACTGGAACACTATCACATTTCTAACATCTCTGAAGATCactgcaacagaactgaagatGGGTGTGCTGAGATGTTGAAGAGATGGCTGGATGATGGCACTTCACCAACATGGGGTAGACTAGATGATGCCATCAGTGAAGTTATTAACAGGAAACAACTATATCACCTGCACTCGATTCACCTGATGGCGGTAATGCATtag
- the LOC136245711 gene encoding uncharacterized protein: protein MLKVKVTVILMLIATFLMTAVNAKSEVTVVKTASILPYHQLMTPKWLSKHATIFGSHTLNPKYLQINPGVNKQHDLQVQLVAPGILTDKDCQCVSVKITVAMDTAFADSRDHDPIFGISDDEKFIGFYAVDKSHYTGAPPYYGVPPCFRIEGDNINNVLTNYITDRNGPRPKIAESFSSEIKIQIKPCELWGSCHTEHNGGHVLITNYNRTLDLTKGLYFDMYRDSARESFRIKYISVDVELD, encoded by the exons ATGCTAAAAGTGAAAGTCACTGTGATATTGATGCTGATAGCCACTTTCTTAATGACTGCAGTAAATGCCAAGAGTGAG GTGACAGTGGTAAAAACAGCTTCAATCTTACCTTATCACCAACTGATGACTCCGAAATGGCTAAGCAAACATGCCACTATATTTGGTTCACACACTTTAAATCCGAAATACCTACAAATCAATCCAGGAGTGAATAAACAGCATGATTTACAAGTTCAGTTAGTTGCCCCTGGTATTTTAACAGACAAAGACTGTCAATGTGTTAGCGTGAAAATAACAGTTGCAATGGACACTGCATTTGCTGACAGCAGAGATCATGATCCTATTTTTGGAATTAGTGATGATGAAAAATTTATTGGTTTTTATGCTGTTGACAAAAGCCATTACACTGGTGCACCACCATATTATGGTGTTCCACCATGCTTTCGCATTGAAGGTGACAACATCAACAATGTGCTAACAAATTACATCACTGATCGTAATGGTCCAAGACCCAAAATTGCAGAAAGTTTCTCTAGTGAGATAAAGATACAGATCAAACCATGTGAGCTGTGGGGATCTTGTCACACTGAACACAATGGAGGACATGTCCTAATAACCAATTATAACCGCACCCTTGATCTAACTAAGGGACTGTACTTTGACATGTATCGAGATAGTGCTCGTGAATCATTCCGTATTAAATACATCTCTGTTGATGTTGAACTGGATTAG